The genomic interval CCGGGAGCACGTTGCGGATCTTGAAGTCATAGAGCCGGAACACGATGCGGCCCATGCGGTAGGCCCGCAGGATGAGCGTCTGGCCGATCTCGTAGCAGCCGGGGTTGGGCGAGGAGCTGCGGTAGACGCTGGACGCGCCCAGGATGTCCCCGGAAGGCGTCCGGGCCACCACGCAGAGGATGTGGCCCTTGGCCGTCTCCTCGACGAACCGCTCCGGGATGTAGGGCGTGTCCACGGGATAGGCGTCGCCGTAAATCTCATAGTAGAGCCGCCCGACCCCCAGGGCGTCCTCGGGCCGGAAGTGGTCGATGGCGTATTCCTGGTCCGGCTCCACCGGCGGCAGGGCCGCCAGTCGGGCGAGGGCTTCCTTCCGGTCCATGTCAGCCCGCCTTGCCGTCGAGGAAGGCCGCGAAGTCGTTCAGGGTCCGCAGGCGCATCATTTCCGCGTCGGAGATGGACACCTTGAAGCGGTCTTCCAGCAGGGCGATGAAGGCCGGAAAGTCGATGGAGTCCAGGCCCTGGCGCAGCAAAGGAACGTCCGCCAGCCACTCGTCGCCGTTCGCGGGGGCGATTCCAGCGTCCTTCAGGGCCTGTTGCAAGGCCTTGATGTCGACCGACATGCGATCCTCCTTTCGTCAGTTCGTTTTTCCGGCGGCCTCGGCCCGCAGCCGGAAGCGCTGAATCTTGCCGGTGGGAGTCTTGGGCAGATCCCGGCGGAACTCCACGCGCACCGGGCACATGTAGCCGGGGAGGAGTTTCGCCGCGTGGGCCCGCAGCTCCCGGACCAGGGCCGGCCCCGGCTCGGTCCCGGCGACCGGCACCACGAAGGCGCACGGCCGGTCCAGACCCTCCACCTTGCAGGCAGCCACGGCGCACTCGTGCACGGCCGGGTGCCGTCGCAGGGCGTCCTCCACGCGCATGGGGGCCACCCAGTGGGCCCCGGCCTTGATCATGTCGTCGCTGCGGCCCTGGTGCGAATAATAGCCGTCCGCGTCGCGGACATAGACGTCGCCGGTGTGCAGCCAGCCGTCCGGGAGCATGGTCTCCCGGGTCTTGTCCGGCCGGTTCCAGTAGTACGGCGCGATGCCCGGGCCGCGCACGAGCAGGTCTCCGGCCTGGCCCGGAGGGAGAT from Desulfovibrio aminophilus DSM 12254 carries:
- a CDS encoding acyl carrier protein, encoding MSVDIKALQQALKDAGIAPANGDEWLADVPLLRQGLDSIDFPAFIALLEDRFKVSISDAEMMRLRTLNDFAAFLDGKAG